GGACGAATGCACCTGGGGCACCGGTGTGCCTCGGACCGGCGGCGTGCATTTCGTCAGGGTCTGGTTCGACGCCGATGTAACGGACTCCGGCGTCGGCGAACGCCGTCGCGAAGTATCCGGGACCACCGCCCACGTCGAGCAGTGTGCGACCGGTCGGCGGCTCCCCGTGGCCGGCCAGCCAGAGATCACCGACCATCGTCGCGGTGTCGGCCGCCAGGGCGTTGTAGAAACGTGCCGGATCTGACTGCTCGTAGCGGAATTGCGACAGCAACCGCAGCGAGCGGGTCAGTGTCGCCCGGCGTGCAAAGACATCGGTGATATGTGAGGCGACGGCCACCGGCCACACCCTACGCACGTCAGCTGTCCGCTGTCCGCTCCTGTCCACGCCTTTCGCGCCGCCCACGATGTCGATCAGCTGGGGCGGGTCTCAGGCACCATCGACTGTGCCTCTACGGCTTTGGTCGTGCATTCTGGGCGGTCGACAGGTCTTGGATTCAGCCGCCGGTACACACTAGGCGCCGCCGGTACACACTCGGCGCCGTGCCACCACCTCGCGCCGCCGGGCGGCGCGCATCGTCGCCAGGCTAGGCTGGCGATTGATGTCTGAATTGCGTTCGGTGTTGCTGCTGTGCTGGCGCGATACCGGGCATCCCCAGGGCGGTGGCAGCGAAACCTATCTGCAGCGCATCGGCGCGCAGCTGGTCGCATCCGGTGTCGAGGTCACATTGCGTACCGCCCGCTATCCCGGGGCGCAGCGACGTGAAGTCATCGACGGGGTGCGGATCAGCCGCGCCGGTGGCCGCTCTTCGGTGTACGTATGGGCGCTGGTAGCGATGGCACTGGCGCGGTTCCGGTTGGGCCCGCTGCGCAGGGCGCGGCCGGACGTGGTCGTCGACACCCAAAACGGTCTGCCGTTTCTTGCCCGGCTCTTGTATGGGCGTCGCACGGTGGTGCTGGTCCACCACTGCCATCGCGAGCAGTGGCCGGTGGCCGGTCCGGTGCTCGGTCGGCTGGGCTGGTTCGTCGAGTCGAGGTTGTCGCCACGGCTCAACCGGTACAACCAGTACGTGACGGTGTCGTTGCCGTCGGCGCGTGATCTGGTCGCTCTGGGTGTGGATAACGGGCGAATTGCGGTGGTCCGCAACGGAGTCGACGAGGCGCCGGCGCAGACGTTGTCCGTGCCGCGAGCGGCCACGCCGCGGGTGGTGGTGCTGTCGCGGCTGGTACCGCACAAGCGGATCGAGGATGCGCTGGAAGCCGTGGCGGAGCTACGGCGACGAAACCCGGGGATATCGGGTCTGCACCTCGACGTGGTCGGTGGCGGCTGGTGGCGGCAGCGACTCGTCGACCACGTGAACCGGCTCGGCATTTCCGACGCTGTGACTTTCCATGGTCATGTCGACGACCTCACCAAACACCATGTGCTGCAAAGCTCTTGGGTGCACCTGCTGCCGTCGCGCAAGGAGGGGTGGGGTCTGGCGGTGGTCGAGGCGGCCCAGCACAGCGTGCCCACGGTCGGGTATCGATCCTCCGGCGGTCTGTCCGACTCGATCATCGACGGGGTGACCGGCATCCTGGTCGACAGCCACCGCGAACTCGTGGACCGGCTCGAACAACTGCTCTCCGACCCGGTACTGCGCGATCAACTCGGCGTCAAGGCGCAGGTGCGCAGCGGCGAATTCTCTTGGCGACAAAGCGCCCAAGCCATGCGCATGGTGCTCGAAACGGTGCTGGCCGGCGAGTTCGTCAGCGGCGTGGTGTAATCCGCGAGACTTCATCCTCGGCGATCTGCGCGGGCGTGTCGACGCACCCAACAGCCGGCCATGCCTGCCCCACCCACCAGCAACAGGCAAAGCCATGCCCAATGCGCAATCGTCGTCGCTCGTAGGCGGCCAGCCGGGACACCACCGCCCGAGCCGCCGATCCGATACAGCGCCAACTCGCCGTCGCGGTAGGCCGGCGTCAGCCGCTCGAGCGTGCGCGCGGCCGCACCCATATCCCCGGCGCTGTCCGATTCGACGACCACCCAGCCGACCCCGGCCCGCGCCAACGCCGACGGATCGGCTCCGCGCAGCAGCAACTCCTGCACCTCGCGGGCGTGAGCGCCGTCCCCGGGAACCGTCACCCCGGAAATAACCAGATCGCCCGTCGTCAGCACGTCGGCGCGGACCCAGCGGGGCAGCGGATCGAGCGCCGGCGCCGGCCCCGACCAGGAAAAGCGCCGCATGGTGCCGGCGGGCAGCACCGCGACAGTCCCCGGCTGACGGTTGATCGCCGCCGCGACGGCCGCCCACCCCGGCGGGTAGTGCACGGGTGTGACCCTGCCCCACACGCCCCATGCCAGGTCCGGCAACGCCAAGACGAGTGCCACACAGCAGACCAACCCCGCCACGGCAGGCCGCGACCAGCGTGCCAGCGTCACCACCGCCCCCGCGCCGCACACGGCGTAACCCGGCACCGCCAGCGCCACCCACTTCTGTCCGTCCCGCAGCACGCCCAGGCCGGGTGCGGCGTCAACCATCGCGGTCAGCACCCGCAGCCCCGGGCCGGCGGCCAAAGCCGCCGGCAGCAGCACCGAAACCCCCGCCAGCACCAGCAGCGGCACCACGGTCGGACGACGCGCCGCGGCGGGCAGCCCGACGGCTACCACGGTGAGCAAGACCGTGGCGGACAGCACCGCGAAAATCGTGCTGCGCGAGCCGGGTACGGCTTCGCCATTCCACATTCCGCCGAGACTGGCCAGGCTGGCCAGCGTGCCCAGGCCGGGTTCGGCGCGTGGCGCGAACGCGCTGACGCCGAGCCTGTTCGCCGCGGTGTGGCTGGCCAACGACGAACCGAGGGCCGACGCCGTCAGCCAGGGCAGCGCGCCGACCACCGCAATACCCAATCCCGTTGCGGCGCAAAGCCAACGGGGCCGGCCGTCACCGGGCGCGGCCACACAGGCCAGGGCAACCGTGGCGGCGAGCAGCAGCCCGGTCGGGGTCAGTCCGGCCAGCGCCGTCCAAAATGCCAGGGCGAAAAAGCCGGATCCGCTCAAGCGCAACCCCAGCATCGCCGTGGCAACCCACGGCAGGCAGCCGTAGCCGAGTAACAGGCTCCAGTGCCCCTGCAAAAGCCGTTCGGCGACATAGGGATTCCAGATCGCGATCGTGATCGCGACGAACTGGCCACCGGCTCCGGCCGTCGGCAGCACCATCGTCACCAGGTGGGCCGCACCCCAGCCCGCGAACCAGAGGCCCAGGACCAGCAATGCCTTCACCACGATGCCGCCGTCGACCAGATGCGACGCTAGCGCCACCGCAAAATCCTGCGGCGTCGCGCGGGGCGCCGCGGTCAACCCGAGGGCGGTGTCGGACAGATACGACCGCGGGGTGGACACCGCGTCGCGCACGAGCAGATATCCGGGTCGCAGTAGCGGCAGCACCACCAGCAGCGCCAGAGCTAACGCATAGCCCGGTCGCAACCAGCGCACGTCGACGCGTTAAGCCCGTTCCGAGGGGGGAGTCTCAGGCGGTCCGGATTCCGGTGGCGGCTCGGTCGAGGCCGACGGGGGCGGCGGCGACTCCGCCGCGGGTGCGGCCGGGTCTGCCGGCAATTCGGGACGCTGGGTAGGCAGTTTCTCCGTCTCGGCTTCGGCTCCGGGCACAGGTTGCTCCAGCCCGGCGCGCCGGAAGTAGTCGGTGTCGTCGCGGTCGAGGCCGGGCTCCGTCAGGGCGCTTTCCGTGCGCAGGCTGAAGGACGCGAGCAGGCCACCACCGACCAGCGCGATCAAGCCGACGGCAGTGAAGGTGATCGGCAACACCCGCGACCACAGCGCCAGCCGGTCGCGCTCGTCGCGGGCGGAGTTCACCTGGGATTCGACGGTCTCTTCGGTGGAGGTGACCTTGTAGTCGGCCAGCGTCACCTCGGGCTTCATCGCCTCGCGCGCGTAGTAGTGATAGGCGCGTTCGGTTTCCTTGACGATGGTGCCGGTCACCGGGTCCACCCAGAAGGTTCGCTGCGCGGCGTAGTAGCGGTTCATCGTGATCTGTTCGCCCGGTTCGCCCGGAACGCCCCACATCGCCGCCGTCGTGGTGATCTTTCCGTCCTCGTCACCGGCGTACAGCGACGGGTACTTGATCGGCGCAACCAACTTCCCGTCGGAGCCATAGCCCACGTTCTGCGTGAAGCGGTAGGTGGTTAAGCCGTTGACGTCCTCTTGGCTGTCGTAATTGGCGTCGAACGCCTTCTGCGCGATCGGATCGAAGTAGGGGTAGGACTTCTTCTCGGTGTGAAACGGGAAGCGGTAGGCCAATCCTTCGTGACGTAGCGGGATGGCGGTCGGCGGGCTTTCGTCGTTGAGACCGCGCGGCTTCTGGACCGCGCCGCCGGTGTGGGTGTCGTCGGAGACGGCCATCGCCGTCTTGCGGTTAAGGGTGACCGTGTCGACGATCGCCAGCAGCAGACCGGTGTCCTTCTGCTTGTCGGTACGCCGCACCGAGGTGCCGACCTGGAGGGTGACCACATCGGCGTTGGCCGGCGATTCGACAGTGACCTGCTGTTGGGACACCAGTGGTACGTTCTGGTTGACCACGACGTGATCACCGGACAAAGATGCCGAGTCGAGCGCCGACCCGGTGCCCTGCCTGATCAGCGTGGCATCGATATCCAGCGGTATCTTGGCGATCCTGCTGCTGGTATAGGTGGACAGCAGCAGTGCGGCCATCAGCAGAGCGGCTCCGAGCCCGATCGTCCCTAATGCGGCCATCCGCAACATGACTGCTCGGTTCACGTTGCCGTGACCTCCTTCTCAGACCATGGACTCGTCAGTTGCGATCCGCTCCGACCTGACCAAGCAGCGAGGCAAAACCCGTTTGACCCTAACAGCAGAATGTATTGCCCCGGGCTGCCTACCTGTCCCACTTCGCCGGTGTACCCCATTCGCGCCTCGGCACACGGGCACACTGTGATGGTGACCGATAGCCGGCAAGTGGGCGGGACGCGCAGCTTCCTGCCCGCCGTCGAGGGTATGCGCGCATGCGCGGCCATGGGCGTGGTCGTCACCCATGCCGCATTCCAGACCGGGCATTCCAGTGGCGTCGCCGGCCGGCTGTTCGGCCGATTCGATCTGGCCGTCGCGGTGTTTTTCGCGCTGTCGGGATTCCTGCTGTGGCGCGGACACGCGGCGGCGGCGCGAGCTGCCGGACCACGCCCGCGTACCGGTCACTATCTGCGATCGCGGGCGGTCCGCATCATGCCGGGGTACGTGGTGGCCGTGGTCGTGATCCTGTCCCTGCTGCCCGACGCCGATCACGCCAGCCCGACGGTGTGGCTGGCCAACCTGACGCTCACCCAGATCTATGTGCCGCTCACCCTGACCGGCGGCCTGACTCAGATGTGGAGCTTGTCCGTCGAGGTCACGTTCTATCTGGCGCTGCCGGTGCTCGCGTTGCTGGCCCGCCGCATTCCGGTCGGCGCGCGGGTGCCGGCGATCGCCGCCCTCGGGGTCGTCAGCTGGACCTGGGCTTTCATCCCCGTGCACACCGATCCCGGCACCAACCCGCTGAACTGGCCGCCGGCGTTTTTCTCATGGTTTGCCGCGGGAATGCTGCTGGCCGAGTGGGCGCACAGCCCGATCGGGTGGCCGCACCGGCTGGCGCGCCGCCGGGTGCTCATGGCCGTCGTGGCGGTGCTCGCCTACCTGGTCGCGGCATCACCGCTGGCCGGTCCGGCGGGCTTGGTTCAGGGCACGGCGACCCAATTCGCGGTGAAGACCGCGATGGGCGCGCTGGTGGCGTGGGCGTTGGTCGCGCCCCTGGTGCTGGACCGACCGACGACACCGCACCGGCTGCTCGGCAGTACCGCCATGGTGACGCTGGGGCGGTGGTCCTATGGACTGTTCATCTGGCACCTGGCCGCGCTGGACATGGTGTTTCCGGTGGTCGGCATCTTTCCGTTCACCGGCCACCTGCCGACGGTGCTGGCGCTGACGCTGATCTTCGGTTTCGCCATCGCCGCGGTGAGCTATGCCCTGGTCGAGTCGCCCTGCCGGGAAGCGTTGCGCCGGTGGGAGAAACGCGCCAAGCACATCGAGCCGCAGGACGTCGACCGGGAAGCGGACGCCGTCGCGCCGTAAGCGCCGTACGGCTACTCGTAAGCGCCCTGCCGCTCGAAAATGCGCCGCGGGTTGTCCACAAGCATGGTGTGCAGCTGCTCGTCGGTGACACCGCGCTGCTTCAAGGCGGGAATCACGTCGTTGTGGATGTGCAGGTAATTCCAGTTCGGGGCGGCGACCGGCAGCAGCGCTTCCGGCAGCGCGTCGAAGTAGCAATTGGCGTCGTGTGAGAGCACCATCTTGTCGGCGTGACCGCGCTCGCACATCTGCGCCACGATGTTCACCCGGTCCTCGAACGGCAGGATGACGTCGAGGCCGAACCGGTCCATCCCCAGGTAGGAGCCGGCGGCGATGAGTTCTTCCAGGTAGCCGACGTCGGTGCTGTCGCCCGAATGCCCGATGACCACCCGGCTGAGGTCGACACCCTCCTCTTCGAAGATGCGCTGCTGCTCCAGCCCGCGCCGCAACCCCGCGTGGGTGTGGGTGGAAATCGGCACCCCGGTGCGCTTGTGCGCCTGCGCGACGGCGCGCAACACCCGCTCGACACCGGGGGTGATGCCGGGTTCGTCGGTGGCGCACTTGAGAATGCCGGCCTTGATACCGGTGTCGGCGATGCCCTGCTCGATGTCGCGGACGAACAGGTCGGTCATGGTCTCCGGGCCGTCGAGCTGTGTGCCCGGTCCGAGATAGTGGAAACAGAACGGCACGTCGTTATACGTGTACAAGCCGGTGGCGACGACGATGTTCAGCTCGGTCTGCGCGGCCACCCGGGCGATGCGCGGGATATAGCGGCCCAGGCCGATCACCGTCAGGTCGACGATGGTGTCCACGCCCCGGGACTTCAGCTCGTTGAGCCGGGCGACCGCATCTGCCACCCGCTTGTCCTCGTCTCCCCAGGCGTCGGGATAGTTCTGCACGACTTCGGTGGTCATGATGAACACGTGCTCGTGCATGAGCGTGACGCCGAGATCAGCGGTATCGATGGGCCCGCGGGCGGTATTGAGTTCTGACACGTAGCCGATGCTAGGTCGCCACGCCAGTCAGCCAACAGTGCCGATTTGTCGGCACCCGGTAACAACGACGGCGGTCTTGCAGTACGGTCTACCCGCGTCCATTTCCGAACACATTCGAATCCGCCCGGGAGCCACCCTCATGCTGCTCAACCCCAACCGCCTGCAACGCAAATATCCCGACCGCCGCTCGGCGCAGATCATGCAGGCCACCGTGGACTTCTTCGAGTCCCGGGGAAAGGCGCGCCTCAAGCACGACGACCACGAGCGGGTGTGGTACTCCGACTTTCTGGACCACATGGGGCGGGAACGGATCTTCGCTTCGCTGCTGACGCCCGCGCAGTACGGCGCCTCGGACGACTGCCGCTGGGACACCTACCGGATCAGCGAGTTCGCTGAGATCATCGGCTTCTACGGGCTGAGCTACTGGTACCCGTTCCAGGTCACCGCCCTGGGCCTGGGCCCGATCTGGATGAGCGACAACGAGGACGCCAAGCGCAAGGCCGCCGCCCAGCTCGAACAGGGCGAAGTGTTCGCTTTCGGCCTGTCGGAGCAGGCCCATGGCGCCGACGTGTACCAGACCGACATGATCCTCACGCCATCTGAGCACGGCTGGGTCGCCAACGGCGAGAAGTACTACATCGGCAACGCCAACGTCGCCCGGATGGTCTCCACCTTCGGCAAGATCGACGACTCGTCCGGCAACCCGGAGTACGTCTTCTTCGCCGCCGACTCCCAGCACGACCGCTACGAGCTGAAGAAGAACGTGGTCAACTCGCAGAACTACGTGGCGAACTACGCGCTGCACGATTATCCGGTCACCGAGGCTGACCTGCTGCACCGCGGCATGGGCGCCTTCCACGCCGCGCTCAACACCGTCAACGTGTGCAAGTACAACCTGGGCTGGGGTGCCGTCGGCATGGCCACCCACGCCATGTACGAGGCGATCACCCACGCCGCCAACCGGCACCTGTACGGCACCGTCGTCACCGACTTCAGCCACGTGCGCCGGCTGCTGACCGACGCCTACGCGCGGCTGGTCGCGATGCGGCTGGTGGCCACCCGAGCCAGCGACTACATGCGTAGCGCGTCGGCGGACGACCGGCGCTACCTGCTATACAGCCCGCTCACCAAGGCCAAGGTCACCAGCGAGGGTGAGCGCGTCATCATCGCCCTGTGGGACGTCATCGCGGCCAAGGGCGTGGAGAAGGACACCTTCTTCGAGACCGTGGCCCGCGAAATCGGGCTGCTGCCGCGGCTGGAGGGCACCGTCCACATCAACATCGGGCTGCTGGGCAAGTTCATGCCCAACTACCTGTTCGCCCCCGACGCCGCGCTGCCGCTGATCTCGCGCCGAGACGACGCCGCCGACGACACCTTCCTGTTCAACCAGGGCCCGACCGGCGGCCTGGGCAAGGTGCGCTTCCACAATTGGCGGGCGTCGTTCGACAGCTACGCCCATCTACCCAATGTCGCGCTGCTGCGCGAGCAGGTCGACGTGCTCGCCGAGATGCTGGCGTCGGCCACCCCGGATGCCGCCCAGCAAAAGGACATCGACTTCGCGTTCGGTGTGGGACAGCTCTTTGCGACGGTGCCCTACGGCCAGCTCATCCTGGAAGAGGCCCCGCTGTCGGGTGTGGACGAGGCGCTGATCGACGAGATCTTCGGCTTGCTGGTCCGCGACTTCAACAGCTATGCCGTTGAGCTCAACGACAAATCGGCCACCACGGACGAGCAGGCGCGGTTCGCCATGCGGATGATCCGCCGTCCCGTCCATGACCCGGCGCGCTACGACCGGATCTGGAAGGAACACGTGCTGCCGCTCAACGGCGCATACGAGATGCGGCCCTAAGTGGCGGACGCATCGCTTCAGGCCAGGCGCTTACCCAAATCCCGCTGAGGCCGGGCCGGGTAGCTCTCCGACGATGTTGACCGGGGGCAGCGGCGGGTGGTGCTGACGCTGAGCCGAGCTGGGCGCGCTTGACTATGACGCACCTCACACTAGAATGACCAGTGGTCATCGATGCGAGGAGGCGTATGCCGACGGTGACATGGGCGCGCGTCGACCCGGCTCGCCGGGCGGCCATCGTGGAAGCCGCCGAGGCCGAGTTCGGGGCACACGGGTTTTCCAACGGCAGCCTGAACGTCATCGCACGGCGCGCGCGGGTCGCCAAGGGAAGTCTGTTCCAATACTTTGCCGACAAGCGGGACCTGTACGCGTTCATCGCCGACATCGGCAGCCAGCGGGTGCGTTCGTACATGGAGAACCTCATCCGTCAGCTCGATCCCAGCCGGCCGTTCTTCGAATTTCTCGCCGACCTGCTCGACGGCTGGGTCGCCTACTACGCCGAACACCCCCGCGAGCGTGCCCTTCATGCCGCGGCGACGCTGGAGGTCGACACCGACGCCCGCATCAGCGTGCGGAGCGTCATTCATCGTCATTACCTGGAAGTGCTGCGGCCGTTGGTGCGCGATGCGCAAAACCGCGGTGACCTGCGCGCCGATGCCGACATCGACGTGTTGTTGTCCCTGCTGCTGCTGATCTTTCCGCACTTGGCGCTGGCGCCCTACATGCGCGGTCTGGACCCCGTGCTGGGGCTCGACGAACCCACGCCCGAGCAGCCGGCGCTGGCCGTGCGCAGGCTGGTCGCCGTGCTGGCGGCGGCCTTCTCCCCGAAACTCTCCGCGGAACTCGCCTCGGAAATTGAGGAGGTCACATGACACGGACACGCTCGGGCTCGCTGGCCGCCGGCGGCCTCAACTGGAACAGCCTGCCGTTGAAGTTGTTCGCCGGCGGCAACGCCAAATTCTGGGATCCGGCCGACATCGACTTCTCCCGCGAGCGCGAGGATTGGGATCGGCTGACCGACGCCGAACGCGACTATGCCATCCGGTTGTGCGCCCAGTTCGTCGCCGGTGAGGAAGCCGTGACCGAGGACATTCAGCCGTTCATGGCCGCCATGCGGGCTGAGGGGCGCCTCGCTGACGAGATGTATCTGACCCAGTTCGCGTTCGAGGAGGCCAAGCACACCCAGGTGTTCCGCATGTGGCTGGACTCCGTCGGCGTCACCGGGGACCTGCATGGCTACCTCGACGACCTGCCGTCCTACCGGCAGATGTTCTACGACGAACTGCCGGAATGCCTCAGCGCGTTGGCCACCGATCCGTCGCCGGCGGCCCAGGTCCGGGCATCGGTGACCTACAACCACATCGTCGAGGGCATGCTCGCGCTCACCGGTTACTACGCGTGGCACAAGATCTGTGTGGAGCGCGGCATTCTTCCCGGCATGCAGCGGCTGGTGCGGCACATCAGCGACGACGAGCGCCGCCACATGGCGTGGGGCACCTTCACCTGCCGGCGCCACGTCGCCGCAAACGACGCCAACTGGACGGTGTTCGAAGAGCGGATGAATGAGCTCATCCCGCTGGCCTTGCAACTTACCCAGGACGGCTTCGCCCTCTACGGGGACCCGATGCCCTTCGACCTGTCGGTGGAGGAGTTCATAACGTATTCCAGCGACAAGGGCATGCGGCGCTTCGGGACGATCAGCAGCGCCCGCGGCCGCCCGGTCGGCGAAATCGACCTCGACTTCACGCCGGTGCAGCTCGAGGACACCTTCGCCGAGGAGGATGAGCGCGCCCTGGCCGCGGCCTCGGCCTCGGCCTAGGCCCCGGGTCGTCCCAGACCCTCGAGGCCCCGCCAGCAGACGCAGAATCGCACAACTATCGCGGTGCTGATGCGATTCTGCGGCTGCTCGCCAGCGGAAGGTTAGCCGACCCAGACGGCTTTGGCGTTGCAGAACTCGCGGATCCCGTGTCCGGAAAGTTCCCGGCCGTAGCCGGATCGCTTGATGCCGCCGAAGGGCAATTCCGGGTAGGACACCGTCATGCCGTTGATGAAGACCTGCCCGGCCTCGATCTCGTCGACGAAGCGCTGTTGCTCGGCGTTGTCGCGGGTCCAGGCGTTGGACCCCAGCCCGAAGGTCGTGGCGTTGGCGATCTCGATCGCTTCGTCGATGTCGGCGGCACGGTACACCGAGGCGACGGGCCCGAAGACTTCCTCGGTGTAGAGCGCCATGTCCTTGGTGATGTCGGTGATCACCGTCGGGGGATAGAACCAGCCCGGCCGTTCCGGGGCCTTGCCGCCGCAGCGGATCACCGCGCCGGCCGCCGCGGCGTCGTCGACCTGTTTGGCGATCTCGTCGCGGCCCGACTCGGTGGCCAGCGGACCCACGTCGGTGTCCGGGTCGGTCGGGTCTCCGATCCGCAGCGCAGCCATCCGCTCGACGAACTTGTCGACGAAGGCGTCGTAGATGTCGGTGTGCGCGATGAACCGCTTTGCGGCGATGCAGGATTGGCCGTTGTTCTGCACCCGGGCGGTGACGGCCGTCTTGACCGCCTCGTCCAGGTCGGCGGAGGGCATCACGATGAACGGGTCGCTGCCGCCGAGCTCGAGCACGGTGGGCTTGATCTCGTCACCGGCGATGGCGCCCACCGACTGGCCGGCCGGTTCGCTGCCGGTCAACGTGGCCGCGGCCACCCGCGGATCCCGCAGGATGTCTTCCACCGCGCTTGATGGGACCAGCAACGTCTGGAAGCAACCGTCGGGGAACCCGCCGCGCGCGATGACGTCGGCGAGATACAACGCGCACTGCGGCACATTCGACGCGTGCTTCAACAGACCCACGTTGCCGGCCATCAGGGCGGGCGCGGCGAACCGGACCGCCTGCCACAGCGGGAAGTTCCACGGCATCACGGCCAGCACCACCCCCAGCGGTTGGTAGCGGGTGTAGGCCCTGGCTGCCCCGACCTTCGCCGCGTCGATCGGCTCGTCGGCGAGCAGCGCTTCGGTGTTCTCGGCGTAGTAGCGAAATCCCTTGGCGCACTTGAGCACCTCGGCTTTCGCCGAGGCCAGCGTCTTGCCCATCTCGAGCGTCATCACCGCCGCGGTCTGGTCGGCCTCGGCCTCGAGCAGGTCGGCGGTGGCGTTCGCCCACCGGGCGCGCTGCCCGTAGCTGGTGTGGCGGTAGTCGGCGAACCGCTCATAGGCGCGCGCGATCGCGGCGTCGACTTCTTCGCGGGTCGCCGGTGTGAAGATCTTGACGGTCTCTCCGGTGGCGGGGTTGATCGAGGCGATGGGCACGGTGACATCCTCTGCTGGTGGTCTAGCGGAAGGTTCCCCGCCCAGCCTGCCACTATCGTGGCCAGTGTGACTACCGCCGCCCAACTCATGGTGAAGTGCCTGGAAAGCGAGGGGGTGTCCGTCGTCTTCGGGATACCGGGCGAGGAGAACATCCGTTTCGTACAGGCGTTGGCCGCATCGGACATCCGCTATGTGCTCACCCGGCACGAGCAGGCGGCCGCGTTCATGGCCGAGATGTACGGCCGGGTCACGGGCCGCGCCGCGGTGGTGTCGACGACGCTGGGACCGGGCGCGATCAACATGCAGCTCGGCGTCGCGGACGCGACCACCAACAGCACCCCGATGGTCGCGATCTCGGCGCAGGTGGGTCACGACCGGGAGTTCAAGGAATCGCACCAGTACGTCGACCTGGTGTCGATGTTCGCCCCGATCACCCGGTGGGCCGCCGGCGTGCCCACCGCGCGCGCCATACCGGAGATGTTCCGCAAAGCGTTCAAGGTCGCCGAGACCGAACGCCCGGCGGCGGTGTACCTGGCGGTGCCCGAGCATCTGGACGCCGACGCAGCCGACTATTGCGACCTGGCCCCGTTGCCGCGCAATGTGGTGCGCGCCGACGCGCCGGCGGCGGGACAGGTCGCACGCGCCGTCGAGATCCTGCGCGCGGCTCGCCGGGCCGTCGTGCTGGCCGGACATGGCGCCGCCCGTGGCGACGCGACCGCGGCACTGGTCCGGTTCGCCGACGCGCTCGGCGTGCCGGTGGCCAACACGTTCCACGGCAAGGGCGTGATGCCCGACGACCACCCCAGCAGCATCGGCACCATGGGGTTCATGCGGCACGACTACGTCAACTTCGGGTTCGACGACGCCGACGTCGTGATCGCCGTCGGTTACGAGCTACAGGAGTTCGACCCCGTCCAGATCAACCCGGGCGGCGACAAGAAGATCATTCATATCCACCGCTTCCCGGCCGAGGTCGACGCACACTATCCGGTCGCGGTGGGGATCATCGGCGACATCAGCGCCTCCCTGGATGCGCTGACGGACGCGCTGTCCGGCCACCGCTTCGACTGCGGCACCGACATGCCCGGATCCGGCTTACTCGAAGAAGAATTCGCTCGGGGACAACAGGATTCGCGTTTCCCGCTGGCACCGCAACGAGTGGTGGCCGACACCCGGGCGGCGCTCGGGCGCAACGACGTCGTACTGGTCGACACCGGGGCCACCAAGATGTGGATGGCCCGGCTGTATCCGACGTACCAACGCAACACCTGTCTGATATCAAATGGCTTGTCCACCATGGGCTTTTCCCTGCCTGGGGCCATCGGTGTCAAGCTGGCCCGGCCGGACGCCAAGGTGCTGGCCGTCGTCGGCGACGGCGCGTTCCTGATGAACTCGCAGGAAATCGAGACCGCCGTCCGGGAGCGGATACCGCTGGTGGTGCTGATCTGGGAAGACGGCGGATATGGGCTCATCGAGTGGAAGATGGACCTCGAACTCGGCGAACACTATTACGTCAAGTTCGGCAATCCCGATGTGGTGAGCTACGCGAAAAGCTTTGGCGCCAAGGGGTATCGCATCACCAGCGCCGAGGAATTGCTGCCGACACTGAAAGCCGCGCTCGAGGACGACGGTGTCGCACTGATCTCCTGTCCCGTCGACTACTCCGA
The nucleotide sequence above comes from Mycobacterium pseudokansasii. Encoded proteins:
- a CDS encoding glycosyltransferase family 4 protein gives rise to the protein MSELRSVLLLCWRDTGHPQGGGSETYLQRIGAQLVASGVEVTLRTARYPGAQRREVIDGVRISRAGGRSSVYVWALVAMALARFRLGPLRRARPDVVVDTQNGLPFLARLLYGRRTVVLVHHCHREQWPVAGPVLGRLGWFVESRLSPRLNRYNQYVTVSLPSARDLVALGVDNGRIAVVRNGVDEAPAQTLSVPRAATPRVVVLSRLVPHKRIEDALEAVAELRRRNPGISGLHLDVVGGGWWRQRLVDHVNRLGISDAVTFHGHVDDLTKHHVLQSSWVHLLPSRKEGWGLAVVEAAQHSVPTVGYRSSGGLSDSIIDGVTGILVDSHRELVDRLEQLLSDPVLRDQLGVKAQVRSGEFSWRQSAQAMRMVLETVLAGEFVSGVV
- a CDS encoding DUF3068 domain-containing protein; translation: MNRAVMLRMAALGTIGLGAALLMAALLLSTYTSSRIAKIPLDIDATLIRQGTGSALDSASLSGDHVVVNQNVPLVSQQQVTVESPANADVVTLQVGTSVRRTDKQKDTGLLLAIVDTVTLNRKTAMAVSDDTHTGGAVQKPRGLNDESPPTAIPLRHEGLAYRFPFHTEKKSYPYFDPIAQKAFDANYDSQEDVNGLTTYRFTQNVGYGSDGKLVAPIKYPSLYAGDEDGKITTTAAMWGVPGEPGEQITMNRYYAAQRTFWVDPVTGTIVKETERAYHYYAREAMKPEVTLADYKVTSTEETVESQVNSARDERDRLALWSRVLPITFTAVGLIALVGGGLLASFSLRTESALTEPGLDRDDTDYFRRAGLEQPVPGAEAETEKLPTQRPELPADPAAPAAESPPPPSASTEPPPESGPPETPPSERA
- a CDS encoding phosphotriesterase: MSELNTARGPIDTADLGVTLMHEHVFIMTTEVVQNYPDAWGDEDKRVADAVARLNELKSRGVDTIVDLTVIGLGRYIPRIARVAAQTELNIVVATGLYTYNDVPFCFHYLGPGTQLDGPETMTDLFVRDIEQGIADTGIKAGILKCATDEPGITPGVERVLRAVAQAHKRTGVPISTHTHAGLRRGLEQQRIFEEEGVDLSRVVIGHSGDSTDVGYLEELIAAGSYLGMDRFGLDVILPFEDRVNIVAQMCERGHADKMVLSHDANCYFDALPEALLPVAAPNWNYLHIHNDVIPALKQRGVTDEQLHTMLVDNPRRIFERQGAYE
- a CDS encoding acyltransferase family protein, with product MVTDSRQVGGTRSFLPAVEGMRACAAMGVVVTHAAFQTGHSSGVAGRLFGRFDLAVAVFFALSGFLLWRGHAAAARAAGPRPRTGHYLRSRAVRIMPGYVVAVVVILSLLPDADHASPTVWLANLTLTQIYVPLTLTGGLTQMWSLSVEVTFYLALPVLALLARRIPVGARVPAIAALGVVSWTWAFIPVHTDPGTNPLNWPPAFFSWFAAGMLLAEWAHSPIGWPHRLARRRVLMAVVAVLAYLVAASPLAGPAGLVQGTATQFAVKTAMGALVAWALVAPLVLDRPTTPHRLLGSTAMVTLGRWSYGLFIWHLAALDMVFPVVGIFPFTGHLPTVLALTLIFGFAIAAVSYALVESPCREALRRWEKRAKHIEPQDVDREADAVAP